A stretch of the Desulforamulus ferrireducens genome encodes the following:
- a CDS encoding electron transfer flavoprotein subunit beta/FixA family protein, which produces MHIIVCVKQVPDTTEVKIDPVTNTLDRSSAPAIINPYDSHAVEEAVRIKEEHGGKVTVISMGPPNAVDVIKRCITLGADDGYLLSDRAFAGSDTLATSYILSQGIAYISRQEPVDLIICGKQAIDGDTAQVGPGIARRLGIPQLTYVNHIAGLDLANKEIKVHRKLDEAYEVVVAKLPCLLTVEKEINELRYSTLPNMLRAVRYQPKVLTAADLQADISMMGLKGSPTSVSKIFAPSQRSGGEILKGQDQQLVSQLVEKLVQCI; this is translated from the coding sequence ATGCATATTATCGTATGTGTTAAACAAGTTCCTGATACAACAGAAGTGAAAATAGATCCCGTTACAAATACATTGGACCGCTCCAGTGCGCCGGCTATTATTAATCCCTACGATAGTCACGCTGTGGAAGAGGCTGTGCGAATAAAAGAAGAACATGGCGGTAAGGTCACAGTTATTTCCATGGGACCACCTAATGCTGTGGACGTGATTAAAAGATGTATTACTTTAGGTGCAGATGACGGATATTTGTTAAGTGATAGAGCCTTTGCCGGTTCCGATACCCTGGCCACCAGTTATATCCTGTCCCAGGGTATAGCCTATATCAGCCGCCAGGAGCCAGTTGACCTAATCATATGCGGTAAGCAAGCCATTGACGGCGATACCGCCCAGGTTGGTCCGGGTATTGCCCGACGCTTAGGCATACCACAATTAACCTATGTTAATCATATCGCTGGACTGGACCTGGCAAATAAAGAAATCAAGGTTCACCGTAAACTGGATGAAGCCTACGAAGTGGTGGTAGCTAAGCTGCCCTGTCTGCTGACGGTGGAAAAAGAGATTAATGAATTAAGATATTCTACACTTCCCAACATGTTAAGGGCCGTTCGTTACCAACCCAAGGTTTTGACAGCGGCTGATCTGCAGGCAGATATATCCATGATGGGTCTCAAGGGATCTCCCACCTCGGTCAGCAAAATTTTTGCACCTTCCCAGAGAAGCGGGGGAGAAATTCTCAAAGGCCAGGATCAACAACTTGTAAGTCAGCTTGTAGAAAAGCTGGTTCAATGCATCTAG
- a CDS encoding ferredoxin family protein, producing the protein MKENFTTKIRELKTEINIDDKLYLNRWKPDHQSHLEIIDPKVCEAKCSGKDCTIFCPARVYEWRDGRIAVGYEGCLECGACRIGCPHQNIRWRYPRGGYGVQFRLA; encoded by the coding sequence ATGAAAGAGAACTTCACTACCAAGATTCGCGAATTAAAAACCGAGATTAATATTGATGATAAGCTCTATTTAAACCGCTGGAAGCCGGATCATCAATCCCATTTAGAAATCATTGATCCCAAGGTGTGTGAGGCTAAATGCAGCGGTAAGGATTGCACGATCTTCTGTCCCGCCAGGGTTTATGAATGGCGGGATGGGCGTATCGCTGTAGGTTATGAAGGCTGTTTGGAATGTGGAGCCTGTCGTATAGGCTGTCCTCACCAGAACATCCGTTGGCGTTATCCAAGGGGTGGCTACGGTGTGCAATTTAGATTAGCATAA
- a CDS encoding electron transfer flavoprotein subunit alpha, translating to MAVKVTPACMGCQACLGACPEEALYMNEDGVCRVIEEKCTECGQCVDGCPVTALELPKVSSAETTVAEATENETVKPQQQDKPAEKAVQLKGELAAYQGVWVFIEQREGIVAPVSLELLGAGRQLADKLGVELCGVLLGDQVSGLVNMLYEYGADKVYLAEHPLLHFYRTETYMKIFVELVQQYKPEIILMGATTTGRDLAGAVATDLATGLTADCTGLDIDLEQRLLLATRPAFGGNIMATILCKKHRPQMATVRPKVMKMAAPVPGRRGELIISEVNLQEEKLLTKVLEIVKEQGEQVNLQEAEIIVAGGRGLGDRENFRKLCFGLAEAIGGKVGASRAAVEAGWIEQKYQVGQTGVTVAPKIYFALGISGAIQHLVGIRGSDIIIAINSDPEAPIFKECTYGIVGDVFTIVPLLIEQLKEKGGILCA from the coding sequence GTGGCGGTAAAAGTAACTCCAGCCTGCATGGGCTGCCAAGCCTGTCTTGGGGCTTGCCCTGAGGAGGCTTTATATATGAATGAAGATGGCGTTTGCCGTGTTATTGAGGAAAAATGCACAGAATGCGGTCAGTGTGTGGATGGCTGCCCGGTAACTGCCCTAGAGTTGCCTAAGGTTAGCTCTGCAGAAACCACAGTGGCGGAAGCAACAGAAAATGAAACTGTCAAGCCGCAGCAACAGGACAAGCCTGCTGAGAAAGCGGTGCAGTTAAAGGGTGAGTTAGCGGCTTATCAAGGGGTTTGGGTATTTATTGAGCAAAGGGAAGGTATAGTAGCACCGGTATCTTTAGAACTTTTGGGTGCCGGGCGACAACTGGCCGATAAGCTTGGCGTGGAACTGTGCGGTGTACTGTTGGGTGACCAAGTTAGCGGCTTGGTTAATATGCTTTATGAATACGGAGCCGATAAGGTTTATCTGGCTGAGCACCCACTTTTACATTTTTATCGCACAGAAACCTATATGAAGATTTTTGTTGAATTGGTGCAACAATATAAACCGGAGATTATTTTAATGGGTGCCACCACCACCGGGCGCGATTTAGCCGGTGCAGTGGCAACGGATCTAGCCACTGGCCTAACAGCCGATTGTACTGGTCTGGATATCGATTTAGAGCAAAGACTGCTGTTAGCCACCCGGCCGGCCTTTGGCGGTAACATTATGGCCACCATTCTCTGTAAAAAGCATCGTCCCCAAATGGCCACTGTTCGTCCCAAGGTTATGAAAATGGCTGCACCGGTGCCAGGACGTCGGGGTGAATTAATTATCAGCGAGGTAAATTTGCAGGAGGAAAAGCTGTTAACCAAAGTTCTGGAGATTGTGAAGGAACAAGGGGAACAGGTCAATTTGCAAGAGGCAGAAATTATTGTGGCCGGTGGTCGTGGTTTGGGAGACCGGGAGAACTTCCGCAAGCTTTGTTTTGGTTTGGCTGAGGCCATTGGCGGCAAGGTGGGTGCTTCCCGGGCGGCTGTGGAAGCCGGTTGGATAGAACAAAAATATCAGGTAGGACAAACGGGAGTTACCGTGGCACCGAAAATATATTTTGCCCTGGGCATTTCCGGTGCCATACAACACCTGGTGGGTATTCGAGGCTCGGATATTATCATCGCTATCAACAGCGATCCGGAAGCCCCCATCTTTAAGGAGTGCACTTACGGTATTGTGGGTGATGTCTTTACCATTGTACCGCTGCTCATCGAACAGTTGAAGGAAAAAGGGGGGATTCTCTGTGCCTGA
- a CDS encoding FAD-dependent oxidoreductase, protein MPEKFDAIVVGAGVAGLAAAYKMSQAGLSVVVIERGDYPGAKNVMGGVLYRSMMEDLIPEFWKEAPLQRPVVEQRFWFMDIDSVVTTGYKSQDWAREPYNCFTVFRGQFDQWFARKCTEAGVVIVNETLVEECLVENDKVVGVRTNRPEGDIYANVVVLADGVNSLLAKQLGFHQEWQPQQVALAVMEELKLPSEVIEERFNLEPGMGTTIEIFGGGTLGLVGTAFIYTNKEHLSLGVGALLSQLRQAKIKPYDLLENLKKHPAVRPLIRNAEPVEYYAHLIPEGGYKAVPQLVGNGVVVVGDAAQLVNGIHREGSNLAMTSGRLAAEAIIRAHQMGEFDRRALSHYEETLRNSYVMADLKKYKDSSHLFEKNPKYFNEYLPAANMALHEMLTVDGTSKKDKQKRIMQRILGGNSLYSVGKDLYQAWKAMR, encoded by the coding sequence GTGCCTGAGAAATTTGATGCTATCGTGGTGGGGGCAGGCGTAGCCGGCCTAGCTGCTGCTTATAAAATGTCCCAGGCGGGCTTGTCTGTGGTGGTCATTGAACGTGGCGACTATCCCGGTGCAAAAAACGTTATGGGTGGCGTATTGTATCGTTCCATGATGGAGGATCTTATTCCTGAATTTTGGAAGGAAGCCCCGCTACAGAGACCAGTGGTGGAACAACGCTTTTGGTTCATGGATATTGATTCGGTAGTTACCACCGGTTATAAAAGTCAGGATTGGGCCAGAGAACCCTATAACTGTTTCACCGTTTTCCGGGGCCAATTTGATCAATGGTTTGCCCGTAAATGTACCGAGGCCGGTGTAGTAATTGTTAACGAAACATTGGTGGAAGAGTGTCTGGTGGAAAATGACAAGGTGGTAGGGGTACGTACCAACCGTCCGGAAGGAGATATCTATGCCAACGTGGTGGTACTGGCCGATGGGGTCAACTCTCTGTTAGCTAAACAATTGGGTTTTCACCAGGAGTGGCAACCTCAGCAAGTGGCCCTGGCTGTCATGGAAGAATTGAAATTACCCTCTGAGGTGATTGAGGAACGCTTTAATCTGGAGCCAGGGATGGGAACAACCATTGAAATATTTGGCGGTGGCACCCTGGGCTTGGTGGGCACTGCCTTTATCTACACCAACAAAGAGCATTTGTCCCTTGGTGTAGGGGCGTTACTTTCCCAGCTCAGACAGGCCAAGATAAAACCCTATGATTTACTGGAAAACCTTAAAAAACATCCTGCCGTACGTCCCCTCATCCGTAACGCAGAACCTGTAGAATACTACGCTCATTTGATTCCCGAGGGGGGATATAAGGCTGTCCCGCAATTGGTTGGCAACGGTGTGGTGGTGGTGGGTGACGCCGCCCAACTGGTCAATGGTATTCACCGGGAAGGCAGTAACCTGGCCATGACCTCCGGTCGACTGGCTGCGGAAGCTATAATTCGCGCCCATCAAATGGGAGAATTTGACCGGCGTGCCTTATCCCATTATGAAGAAACCCTGCGCAACAGTTATGTCATGGCTGACTTGAAAAAATACAAAGACTCCTCGCATCTGTTTGAGAAAAACCCCAAGTACTTTAACGAATACTTGCCTGCTGCCAACATGGCCTTGCATGAAATGCTCACAGTGGATGGTACCAGTAAGAAGGACAAACAAAAACGAATTATGCAGCGCATATTAGGTGGTAACTCCCTGTATTCTGTAGGGAAAGACCTATATCAGGCATGGAAGGCGATGAGATAA